A window from Salvia miltiorrhiza cultivar Shanhuang (shh) chromosome 2, IMPLAD_Smil_shh, whole genome shotgun sequence encodes these proteins:
- the LOC131009729 gene encoding uncharacterized protein LOC131009729, which translates to MKIANDIENCYTDASFDEEVNRQAVINMMLTRKSVQLQQRSRIKWLQDGDRNTAYFHKALRHRNSGLVISHLNIAGVVVYEQSAIERHIVEHFTNLFSQGEANIVDVVDIEANMDLQVSEAHNRGLIEIPSDEEISAAVHTMEASSAPGPDGFSGVFFHRCWDIIKEDIVRAVRCFFLNSYLPNGCNANTLVLIPKAEAVASVSDLRPIILSNFFFKIISKVLAVRLNRVASDIVSQNQFGFISGRSIHDCIMLGSEGFNCMNRTNHSVNMACKIDIRKAFDTMRWDFILKVFRVLGFHEKYIHWLSIIFSSARISILYNGHLSGYFACTRGVRQGDPLSPIIFGIAEDMLSHLILNCVAARRLTPMSFSRATLFPTHLLYADDVLIFCRASIRNAKTIRHILEYYGELSGQVCSLEKSRIYFAKGVSSSLKRGINRVLSFTQGSDRVTYLGAPLFVGKPRASHLMSIKDRIVQKFARWAGLHLSMAGRICLVNSVIRSSLTHTMMVYSWPKSLLHEIDRKCRNFIWTGNTEQKPSCSVKWSRCCASKEEGGLGLRSFTLMNKSYLMKIAWSLIKGNSFVHKVLRSRYLTSHGYAKENVANSSVWIGLKHEINVLVDDSYAVVGNGTSTLFWHDDWLGYRIRDKVGIPPFLWNFLQQNISDYFFDGCWHFSANFVENFPEIVCDILLIPLGNVLDERFWKPSLRGDVTSSLAFANISNRYPKGLIAPNACHFCLIDAESINHIFWACTRIMPIWATFLGWFRQSHLLDCPDIHSFLVLAWNISFSSLLQRLWKIEILSIIWMIWTSRNACIFEDQIFNSMKVLSFIKTAFKEAEGSHSNLGYMANEWSEYLTLRSIGVSSRPAPPPDYVSVHWWPPDVGWIKVNTDGSASGSPGLIAGGGVFRDHAAMVRGCFHTKGGSGFAFEAELLAVITAIAIAYNRGWRKLWLEADSSYVVGLLQQRTMEVPWRFINYWKETLARLQEITFRVSHIYREGNAVADIMANPARQEGWWNNGIEVIEEAVIRDMASHSHTRRI; encoded by the exons atgaaaattgcTAATGACATTGAAAATTGTTACACTGATGCTAGCTTTGATGAGGAAGTTAATAGGCAGGCTGTTATTAATATGATGCTTACCAGAAAAAGCGTTCAGCTTCAGCAGCGAAGTCGTATAAAGTGGCTCCAAGACGGGGATAGAAACACAGCTTATTTCCATAAGGCGCTTCGGCATCGGAATTCTGGATTGGTTATTAGTCATCTCAACATAGCGGGTGTCGTTGTGTATGAACAGTCGGCTATTGAGCGCCACATTGTGGAACATTTTACTAACCTTTTTTCGCAGGGGGAGGCTAATATTGTGGATGTGGTTGATATTGAAGCAAATATGGATTTGCAGGTCAGTGAGGCACATAATAGGGGTTTGATTGAGATACCTTCTGACGAGGAAATATCGGCGGCTGTTCATACCATGGAGGCTAGCAGTGCTCCGGGACCAGATGGATTTTCGGGGGTGTTCTTTCACCGTTGCTGGGATATCATTAAGGAGGATATCGTCCGGGCTGTGCGTTGCTTCTTTCTGAATTCCTATCTACCTAATGGTTGCAATGCTAATACTCTGGTTCTGATTCCTAAAGCGGAGGCGGTGGCCTCAGTTTCGGATCTCAGACCGATCATTCTTTCGAACTTCTTCTTCAAGATCATCTCCAAAGTTCTGGCGGTCAGGCTCAACAGAGTTGCTTCTGATATTGTTTCTCAGAATCAATTTGGTTTTATCAGTGGTCGGTCTATCCACGATTGCATCATGCTCGGTTCTGAAGGTTTTAATTGCATGAACCGCACCAATCACAGCGtaaacatggcttgcaagattgatATTAGGAAAGCGTTTGACACCATGCGATGGGACTTCATTCTCAAAGTCTTTCGCGTTTTGGGTTTTCATGAGAAATATATTCATTGGCTTTCCATAATCTTTAGTTCTGCAAGAATATCAATCTTATATAATGGGCATCTCAGTGGCTATTTTGCTTGCACCAGAGGGGTCAGACAAGGGGACCCACTTTCTCCCATTATCTTTGGCATCGCCGAGGATATGCTTAGTCATCTGATCTTGAATTGTGTTGCTGCGCGGCGTCTTACTCCGATGAGTTTCAGTAGAGCTACGTTGTTTCCTACGCATTTACTTTATGCGGATGATGTCCTTATCTTTTGCAGGGCATCCATTCGTAACGCCAAAACGATAAGACATATTCTGGAATACTATGGAGAGCTGTCTGGGCAAGTTTGTAGCTTGGAGAAATCACGCATTTATTTTGCAAAAGGGGTCTCTTCTTCCTTGAAACGCGGCATTAATCGTGTTTTGAGTTTCACTCAAGGGAGTGATCGCGTTACTTATCTGGGAGCGCCGCTGTTTGTGGGGAAACCGAGGGCGTCTCATCTCATGAGCATCAAAGACAGGATTGTTCAAAAATTTGCCAGATGGGCTGGTCTGCATCTCTCAATGGCCGGGCGCATCTGCCTTGTGAATTCGGTCATTCGGAGCTCTTTAACTCACACCATGATGGTTTACAGCTGGCCAAAATCACTCCTTCATGAGATTGATCGCAAATGCAGGAATTTTATTTGGACGGGGAATACTGAGCAAAAACCTTCTTGCTCGGTTAAATGGAGCAGATGTTGCGCTAGTAAAGAAGAGGGTGGTTTGGGGTTACGCTCGTTTACTTTAATGAACAAGAGTTACCTCATGAAGATTGCTTGGAGTTTGATCAAAGGAAATTCTTTTGTCCACAAAGTTCTTCGTTCTCGCTATCTCACTTCTCATGGTTATGCTAAAGAGAATGTGGCTAACTCTTCGGTCTGGATTGGTTTGAAACATGAGATTAATGTTCTTGTGGATGATTCTTATGCAGTGGTGGGGAATGGTACGTCCACTCTCTTCTGGCATGATGATTGGCTGGGGTACAGGATTCGCGACAAAGTTGGTATACCACCTTTTTTATGGAATTTTTTGCAGCAAAATATTTCAGATTATTTTTTTGATGGTTGTTGGCATTTCTCGGCAAATTTTGTTGAAAATTTTCCGGAGATTGTGTGTGATATTCTTCTCATCCCGTTGGGTAATGTGCTTGATGAACGTTTCTGGAAACCTTCGCTGCGCGGGGATGTCACCTCTTCACTGGCTTTTGCTAATATTTCGAATAGATACCCCAAA GGACTGATTGCTCCTAATGCTTGCCATTTTTGCCTCATCGATGCGGAGTCTATCAATCATATTTTTTGGGCTTGCACTAGGATAATGCCGATTTGGGCAACGTTCCTGGGTTGGTTCCGACAGTCCCATTTGTTAGATTGCCCTGATATTCATAGCTTCTTGGTTTTGGCGTGGAACATTTCCTTTAGCTCTTTACTGCAGAGGTTATGGAAGATTGAGATTCTCAGTATTATCTGGATGATTTGGACTAGCAGGAATGCCTGTATCTTTGAGGACCAGATTTTTAATTCCATGAAGGTCCTTAGCTTCATCAAGACGGCTTTCAAGGAAGCGGAGGGTTCACATTCGAACCTTGGGTATATGGCGAACGAGTGGAGCGAATATCTCACTTTACGATCCATTGGGGTCTCTTCTCGGCCAGCGCCTCCCCCGGATTACGTCTCGGTTCATTGGTGGCCACCGGACGTTGGCTGGATCAAAGTGAACACGGACGGCTCTGCGTCCGGATCTCCGGGTTTAATTGCTGGCGGTGGAGTGTTTAGGGATCATGCTGCCATGGTCCGAGGTTGTTTTCATACTAAGGGAGGCTCGGGATTTGCTTTCGAAGCCGAGCTACTTGCGGTTATTACAGCCATTGCGATAGCTTACAACCGGGGATGGCGCAAGCTTTGGCTCGAGGCAGATTCTTCGTACGTAGTTGGTCTTCTTCAACAGCGCACGATGGAGGTTCCTTGGCGTTTTATCAACTATTGGAAGGAAACGTTAGCTCGTCTGCAGGAGATCACGTTTCGTGTCTCTCATATTTATCGAGAAGGGAACGCTGTGGCGGACATTATGGCCAATCCTGCTAGACAAGAGGGGTGGTGGAATAATGGTATTGAGGTCATTGAGGAAGCGGTCATCCGTGACATGGCTAGCCATAGTCACACTCGACGCATCTAG
- the LOC131009728 gene encoding uncharacterized protein LOC131009728: MPSSSSSSSPPSSSSSQAATSNVLKSSPNLCNNFTKLLTIGPPESPPRRRRVNKKAYIHRDREVGAKRLHDDYFVENPGYTNAIFRCRFRRANYHPRSCRISRSVDLQCVFWNSGSNNYINVLNSSTLFNDRLEGRAPPITYQVNNSYYMSGFYLIDDFYLDRPTFVKSPPFSSDENNRRFKMMQEAAHKDIERAFGMLQARWTIIKGPTRLWKKEELSNIMFMCIILHNVIIQDEGEHASKWEEDVTDEALSSSAAAHSCIGASPEFQAYVARQASMRDHDIHVRLTSDLKEHIWSPFWFNILNPRKLM; the protein is encoded by the exons ATGCCGTCATCCTCGTCATCATCTTCACCACCTTCGTCCTCATCATCTCAAGCGGCGACGAGCAACGTGCTCAAGAGTTCGCCCAACTTGTGCAACAATTTTACCAAATTGTTGACAATTGGTCCGCCGGAGAGCCCGCCAAGGCGAAGGAGAGTGAATAAAAAAGCTTACATTCATCGTGATCGTGAAGTCGGAGCAAAACGTCTCCACGACGATTATTTTGTAGAAAATCCAGGCTACACCAATGCCATTTTCCGGTGTCGTTTTC GGAGAGCCAACTACCATCCTCGAAGCTGTCGCATCTCAAGATCTGTGGATCTGCAATGCGTTTTTTGGAACTCTGGTTCAAACAACTAcatcaacgtgctcaactcatCGACGTTGTTTAACGATCGACTAGAAGGAAGGGCTCCACCAATCACATATCAAGTCAACAACTCCTACTACATGAGTGGGTTCTACTTGATAGACGACTTCTACCTCGATCGGCCCACATTCGTGAAGAGTCCTCCATTTTCGTCGGACGAGAATAATAGGAGATTCAAGATGATGCAGGAAGCGGCGCACAAGGATATCGAACGAGCTTTTGGTATGCTCCAAGCTCGTTGGACAATCATCAAAGGACCGACTCGTCTTTGGAAGAAGGAGGAGTTGAGCAACATCATGTTCATgtgcatcattttgcacaaTGTGATCATCCAAGACGAAGGCGAGCACGCATCGAAATGGGAAGAAGACGTCACTGACGAAGCTTTAAGTAGCTCAGCCGCAGCTCATTCTTGCATCGGAGCTTCGCCAGAATTTCAAGCGTATGTGGCTCGACAAGCCTCTATGCGAGACCACGACATACACGTTCGTCTCACTTCAGATttgaaggagcacatttggtctcCTTTTTGGTTCAATATATTGAACCCTAGAAAATTAatgtag